The following are encoded in a window of Streptococcus pasteurianus genomic DNA:
- the rpsR gene encoding 30S ribosomal protein S18, with product MAQQRRGGFKRRKKVDYIAANKIEYVDYKDTELLSRFVSERGKILPRRVTGTSAKNQRKVTTAIKRARVMALMPFVNED from the coding sequence ATGGCTCAACAACGTCGTGGCGGATTCAAACGCCGTAAAAAAGTTGATTACATCGCAGCTAACAAAATTGAATATGTTGATTACAAAGATACTGAGCTTCTTAGCCGTTTCGTTTCAGAACGTGGTAAAATTCTTCCACGTCGCGTAACTGGAACTTCAGCTAAAAACCAACGTAAAGTAACAACAGCTATCAAACGCGCTCGCGTTATGGCTCTTATGCCATTCGTAAACGAAGACTAA
- a CDS encoding AbiH family protein, translated as MEIKNILVIGNGFDLAIKRKTSYEDFIKFACQITGFPNESISHSLCDNYTLYGKESFIDQYELFQKNLVLEFINFLVKKYSEQNNLRNLTEEKLKYLDKYYEYFQCEVSFQGREKTFNNLYNSFYGHGIQYPPGESFEELFIKSLEEKLQKEIEKCNPINLSALLDVVETNSGFKKMASKSDYIISLSYYEFFLKFKNPILDFILLNRDSLDNWSSLEQHISHLINGFVELKGKIEELEEEYTKLFIDNYLTDNELKTLTKEIEKHFSFLPNSTHINFLIKDIGYTFHPNLRPNSNYQPPQPMHSNLTTAFEEYHSKLVKALNSFTFLLELYLTYLDKIEDESKFEIPKILSPFEQVDDILTFNYTDTAQQLYNIPDNNIHYIHGKLNFTKDTIETSNLVLGIEDIDHNIIDDDLIDFQKTFQRIVKKTGSKYRSFFNLDHSNNLVRVIIYGHSLDVLDQEIFKKIFDELDNITNTSSSPLRMEIIILHYGKTEIQSTIDLKSKVRNLSAILGKDKLIELTANNLVHFIDASKLDEIETIIYESKKRTQINTF; from the coding sequence TTGGAAATAAAAAATATTTTAGTAATCGGTAATGGTTTTGACCTTGCAATCAAGCGTAAAACCAGCTATGAAGATTTTATTAAGTTTGCTTGTCAAATAACAGGATTTCCCAATGAATCAATTTCTCATTCTTTGTGCGATAACTATACCTTATATGGTAAAGAATCTTTTATCGATCAATATGAACTATTTCAAAAAAATCTTGTTTTAGAATTTATTAATTTTTTAGTAAAAAAATATAGTGAACAAAATAATTTACGTAATCTTACCGAAGAAAAGTTAAAATATTTGGATAAGTACTACGAATATTTTCAATGTGAAGTTTCTTTCCAAGGAAGAGAAAAAACATTTAATAACTTGTATAACTCCTTTTACGGACATGGCATTCAGTACCCACCAGGTGAGTCATTTGAAGAGTTATTTATAAAATCCCTAGAAGAAAAACTTCAAAAAGAAATTGAAAAATGTAATCCTATTAACCTTAGTGCCCTTTTAGATGTAGTGGAAACTAATAGTGGATTTAAAAAAATGGCTTCAAAATCCGATTACATAATCAGTTTATCTTACTATGAATTCTTTTTAAAATTTAAAAATCCTATTTTAGACTTTATATTGCTCAATAGAGATTCCCTCGATAACTGGTCAAGTCTCGAACAACATATTTCTCATTTAATTAATGGCTTTGTAGAATTAAAAGGAAAAATTGAAGAGTTAGAAGAAGAGTATACCAAACTATTTATTGACAATTACCTTACCGATAACGAACTCAAGACACTTACCAAAGAAATTGAAAAACACTTTTCTTTTTTGCCAAACAGTACTCATATCAACTTTTTAATTAAAGACATTGGATATACATTTCATCCCAATTTAAGACCCAACAGCAATTATCAGCCACCACAGCCTATGCACAGCAACCTAACCACTGCTTTTGAAGAATATCATAGTAAACTAGTTAAAGCGCTAAATTCTTTCACATTTCTACTTGAATTATATTTAACATACCTTGATAAAATTGAGGACGAAAGTAAATTTGAAATTCCAAAAATTTTATCACCTTTTGAACAAGTCGATGATATACTAACATTTAATTATACCGATACTGCTCAACAACTTTATAATATTCCAGATAATAACATTCATTACATTCACGGAAAGCTAAATTTCACTAAAGATACAATTGAGACATCAAACTTGGTACTTGGAATTGAAGATATTGACCATAATATCATTGATGATGATCTAATAGATTTTCAAAAAACATTTCAAAGAATCGTTAAAAAAACAGGTTCAAAATATCGTTCATTTTTCAATTTAGATCATTCTAATAATCTTGTTCGTGTTATAATTTATGGTCATTCACTAGATGTGTTAGATCAAGAAATTTTCAAAAAAATATTTGATGAATTAGATAACATTACAAACACTTCCTCATCCCCATTACGTATGGAAATAATCATTCTACACTACGGCAAGACAGAGATACAATCTACTATAGATTTAAAATCAAAAGTTCGTAATTTATCCGCTATCTTAGGAAAAGATAAGTTAATTGAATTAACTGCTAACAATCTTGTACATTTTATAGATGCCTCTAAATTGGACGAAATTGAAACAATTATATATGAATCTAAAAAGCGCACCCAAATAAATACATTCTAG
- a CDS encoding L-lactate MFS transporter: MDKKINRWLVLVASTTILLCTGAVYAFSTFAQPLSEQTGWTMPQIMLAFSINSAIGPIPMILGGYFADKGWVKWSIAIGAILFASGFYLTGTATSLAQLYIYYGLIAGLGQGFAYSGCLSNTLRLFPDKRGLASGIITGGMGLAAVFASPIANSLILSHDAQYAFRTIGLAYIVIVLVASVFVQKAPAGYKPDGWNPPTSSAQNVVNKTWIDMLKTPVFYVVIAMFFVGAFSGLMIASNARTIGTSMFGLSATVAALYVSLYSIANSSGRFIWGTVSDRIGRSNTLYIIFTVIVLALAVLAFVPGQAGFAVGIIGLGICFGGVMGVFPSIVMENYGPANQGVNYGIVFTGYSVAAYFAPSIASNIAVANNGSFSIAFYIAIILALAGLLLNFLYGKISQKA; this comes from the coding sequence ATGGATAAAAAAATAAATCGTTGGCTAGTGCTGGTAGCCTCGACTACTATCTTGCTATGTACGGGTGCAGTTTATGCTTTTTCAACTTTTGCGCAGCCTTTGAGTGAACAGACAGGCTGGACAATGCCCCAAATCATGTTAGCTTTTTCCATTAATTCAGCTATTGGTCCGATTCCGATGATTTTAGGCGGATATTTTGCGGATAAAGGCTGGGTGAAGTGGTCAATTGCGATTGGTGCGATTCTTTTTGCTAGTGGTTTTTATCTCACTGGTACGGCAACTAGTTTAGCGCAGTTGTATATTTACTACGGTTTGATTGCAGGGCTCGGTCAAGGTTTTGCTTATTCTGGTTGCTTGTCCAATACCTTACGACTGTTCCCAGATAAGCGTGGCCTAGCTTCTGGGATAATAACAGGCGGTATGGGTTTAGCGGCTGTTTTTGCTTCACCGATTGCTAATAGCTTGATTTTATCTCATGATGCTCAGTACGCCTTTCGGACAATTGGTCTAGCTTATATTGTCATCGTTCTTGTGGCAAGTGTCTTTGTCCAAAAAGCACCTGCAGGATATAAGCCTGACGGTTGGAATCCACCGACTTCGTCAGCGCAAAATGTGGTTAACAAAACATGGATTGACATGCTAAAGACACCAGTTTTTTACGTTGTTATTGCGATGTTTTTTGTCGGAGCTTTTTCAGGACTTATGATTGCTTCAAATGCTCGGACGATTGGCACGTCAATGTTTGGGCTTTCGGCAACGGTCGCCGCTCTTTATGTATCACTCTATTCAATTGCTAATTCGAGTGGACGTTTTATCTGGGGAACTGTTTCAGATAGGATTGGGCGTTCAAATACCCTCTATATTATTTTCACCGTTATTGTCTTAGCGCTCGCGGTTCTGGCATTTGTTCCAGGACAAGCTGGTTTTGCTGTTGGTATTATTGGGCTTGGCATTTGTTTTGGGGGTGTCATGGGAGTTTTTCCGTCAATTGTTATGGAAAATTATGGTCCCGCCAATCAAGGTGTAAACTACGGTATCGTGTTTACAGGATATTCAGTAGCAGCTTATTTTGCACCAAGTATCGCTTCAAATATAGCAGTAGCAAATAATGGCAGCTTCTCAATTGCATTTTACATTGCTATCATATTAGCACTTGCAGGGCTCTTGCTCAATTTCCTATACGGGAAAATTAGCCAAAAAGCTTAA
- a CDS encoding single-stranded DNA-binding protein, with translation MINNVVLVGRMTRDAELRYTPSNQAVATFTLAVNRNFKNQNGEREADFINCVIWRQQAENLSNWAKKGTLIGVTGRIQTRNYENQQGQRVYVTEIVADNFQILESRATREGQSGGSYNGGFNNNNSSFGGSSNDGGFSSQSSQSQTPNFGRDESPFGNSNPMDISDDDLPF, from the coding sequence ATGATTAATAATGTAGTACTTGTCGGTCGTATGACTCGCGATGCAGAACTCCGTTACACACCATCTAATCAAGCTGTTGCCACATTTACACTTGCTGTAAATCGCAACTTTAAAAATCAAAATGGTGAACGTGAAGCTGATTTTATTAACTGTGTGATTTGGCGCCAACAGGCAGAAAATCTGTCTAATTGGGCTAAAAAAGGCACATTGATTGGTGTTACAGGTCGTATCCAGACTCGTAATTATGAAAATCAACAAGGTCAACGTGTTTACGTAACAGAGATTGTTGCAGATAATTTCCAAATCTTGGAAAGTCGTGCTACACGTGAAGGTCAATCAGGTGGTTCATATAACGGTGGATTCAACAATAACAATTCATCATTTGGTGGCTCATCAAACGACGGTGGTTTCTCATCACAATCTTCACAATCACAAACACCTAACTTTGGTCGTGATGAAAGCCCATTTGGCAATTCAAATCCAATGGACATTTCAGATGACGATCTTCCATTCTAA
- the ahpF gene encoding alkyl hydroperoxide reductase subunit F: MALDAEIKTQLSQYLALIESDIVFQANLGTDENSKKVRDFIDEIVSMSDKIGFESKKLSRMPAFRIAKKGQESGVEFAGLPLGHELTSLILALLQVSGRPPKVDEEVINRIKAIDTPLHFETYVSLSCHNCPDVVQAFNIMAVINPNISHTMIEGGMFQDEVKAKGIMSVPTVFHNDEILTSGRTNIEQLLDLIAGPVSETTFADKGIFDVLVIGGGPAGNSAAIYAARKGIKTGLLAETFGGQVMETVGIENMIGTPYIEGPVLMSQVEEHTKSYDVDIMKAQKAIAIHKKDVIEVTLANGAILKSKTAILSLGAKWRNINVPGEVEFRNKGVTYCPHCDGPLFTDKKVAVIGGGNSGLEAAIDLAGLASHVYILEFLPELKADKVLQDRAEAHDNITILKNVATKEILGDEQVTGLIYTDRETGEDKTLDLEGVFVQIGLVPNTDWLKDSGIDLNNRGEIIVDNQGSTTVSGIFAAGDCTDQAYKQIIISMGSGATAALGAFDYLIRMND, translated from the coding sequence ATGGCATTAGATGCAGAAATCAAAACACAATTGTCGCAATATCTTGCATTAATTGAATCTGATATTGTTTTTCAGGCTAATCTTGGAACAGATGAAAATTCTAAAAAAGTCAGAGATTTCATTGATGAAATCGTCTCAATGAGTGATAAGATTGGTTTTGAATCAAAGAAGCTTAGTCGTATGCCTGCTTTTCGAATTGCTAAAAAAGGACAAGAATCTGGTGTTGAATTTGCCGGCTTACCACTGGGACATGAGTTGACTTCATTGATTCTGGCACTTTTACAGGTTTCTGGACGACCACCAAAAGTAGATGAGGAAGTCATCAACCGAATTAAAGCTATTGATACTCCTCTTCATTTTGAAACTTATGTCAGCCTTAGTTGTCATAATTGTCCGGATGTTGTACAAGCTTTTAATATTATGGCTGTGATTAATCCGAATATTAGCCATACCATGATTGAGGGAGGTATGTTCCAAGATGAGGTCAAGGCTAAGGGGATTATGTCCGTTCCAACCGTTTTTCACAATGATGAAATACTGACTTCAGGACGTACCAACATTGAGCAATTACTTGATTTGATTGCAGGACCAGTGTCAGAAACGACATTTGCAGATAAGGGAATTTTTGATGTCTTGGTTATTGGTGGCGGACCGGCTGGAAATAGCGCAGCTATTTATGCTGCACGAAAAGGAATCAAAACAGGCTTATTAGCTGAAACGTTTGGTGGACAAGTGATGGAAACCGTCGGAATTGAAAATATGATTGGAACACCTTATATAGAGGGACCAGTGCTTATGTCCCAAGTAGAAGAGCATACCAAATCATATGATGTCGATATCATGAAAGCTCAAAAAGCGATAGCTATTCATAAAAAGGATGTTATCGAGGTTACGCTAGCTAATGGTGCGATTCTAAAATCTAAAACAGCCATTCTATCTCTTGGTGCCAAATGGCGTAATATTAATGTTCCGGGAGAAGTTGAATTTAGAAATAAGGGAGTCACTTACTGTCCTCACTGTGATGGACCACTCTTTACAGATAAAAAAGTAGCTGTCATTGGTGGTGGTAATTCAGGGCTTGAAGCTGCCATTGATTTAGCAGGACTTGCTAGCCATGTCTATATTCTTGAATTTTTACCAGAATTAAAAGCTGATAAAGTCTTACAAGATCGTGCAGAAGCACATGATAATATTACTATTTTGAAAAATGTTGCCACAAAAGAAATTTTGGGTGATGAGCAGGTTACTGGACTAATTTATACGGATAGAGAAACTGGCGAGGACAAAACACTTGACTTAGAGGGAGTCTTTGTTCAAATTGGTCTCGTTCCCAATACTGACTGGCTAAAAGATTCTGGAATTGACCTTAATAATCGTGGTGAAATTATTGTGGATAATCAAGGGAGTACAACTGTTTCAGGTATTTTTGCAGCTGGCGACTGTACAGATCAAGCATACAAGCAAATTATTATTTCTATGGGAAGCGGAGCTACTGCAGCCTTAGGGGCATTTGACTACCTTATCAGAATGAATGATTAA
- the rpsF gene encoding 30S ribosomal protein S6: MAKYEILYIIRPNIEEEAKNALVARFDSILTDNGATVVESKDWEKRRLAYEIQDFREGLYHVINVETEDATALNEFDRLSKINGDILRHMIVKLDA, from the coding sequence ATGGCTAAATACGAAATTCTTTATATCATTCGTCCAAACATTGAAGAAGAAGCTAAAAACGCTTTGGTAGCACGCTTTGACTCTATCTTGACAGACAACGGTGCAACTGTTGTTGAATCAAAAGATTGGGAAAAACGTCGTCTTGCGTACGAAATTCAAGATTTCCGTGAAGGACTTTACCACGTTATCAACGTTGAAACAGAAGATGCAACAGCTCTTAATGAGTTTGACCGTCTTTCAAAAATCAACGGTGACATTCTTCGTCACATGATCGTTAAACTTGACGCGTAA
- the bioD gene encoding dethiobiotin synthase, which produces MDNQFIICGIDTDCGKSTASVLLHQYFKEKLNKNSIIIKPLQTGKTLDTDFYTSCGIPQENIINFETYRSETSLHLAALLEQKNIQLEHIVQQIIKQVESHSLSPVIIEMAGGIMSPINQKQSMLDIVKAVNLPVILVVSSYLGSLNHTLLTLKVLQSEGIDIFGIIFNQVRTVEGIITDSNEYIKNLTELPILGYIPYLNDYKQRMKSENDKNRLIKNWRV; this is translated from the coding sequence ATGGATAATCAATTTATAATTTGTGGAATAGATACTGATTGTGGGAAATCCACAGCGTCAGTATTACTACATCAATATTTCAAAGAAAAGTTGAATAAGAATTCTATCATCATTAAACCTCTTCAAACTGGTAAAACTTTAGATACTGATTTTTATACTTCTTGCGGGATTCCACAGGAAAATATTATTAATTTTGAAACCTATAGATCAGAAACTTCACTTCATCTAGCTGCATTGCTTGAGCAAAAAAATATTCAATTAGAACACATTGTTCAACAGATTATAAAACAAGTAGAATCTCATAGTTTATCACCTGTTATTATAGAAATGGCAGGTGGGATAATGTCTCCAATTAATCAAAAACAATCAATGTTAGACATTGTTAAAGCTGTTAATCTTCCTGTTATTTTAGTAGTATCTTCATACCTTGGGTCACTGAATCATACTTTACTAACATTAAAAGTTTTACAATCTGAAGGGATTGATATTTTTGGAATAATATTTAATCAAGTGAGGACAGTAGAAGGGATAATCACAGATAGCAATGAATATATAAAAAATTTAACTGAGTTGCCGATATTAGGATACATACCCTATTTGAACGATTATAAACAAAGAATGAAGTCAGAAAATGACAAGAATAGACTCATAAAAAATTGGAGAGTGTGA
- a CDS encoding NADPH-dependent FMN reductase, with the protein MKLVAIVGTNSDRSTNRKLLKFMAKHFSDSADIEILEIKGLPAFNEPEDKLAPAPVADFSQKIASADGVIIATPEYDHTIPAPLASALEWIAYTSRVLINKPTMIVGASLGALGTSRAQAHLRQILDAPELKARIMPGTEFFLGHSEQVLDDDFNLNNPEKVAELEDNFKEFQSFVEISNQIVSQADTDRKRAFAWEAK; encoded by the coding sequence ATGAAATTAGTTGCTATCGTTGGAACGAATTCAGACCGTTCTACCAACCGAAAATTATTAAAATTTATGGCGAAGCATTTTTCTGATTCAGCTGATATTGAAATCCTTGAAATCAAGGGCTTGCCAGCTTTCAACGAACCAGAAGATAAGCTAGCTCCTGCTCCTGTCGCTGATTTTTCTCAAAAAATTGCTAGCGCAGATGGTGTCATTATCGCAACTCCAGAATATGACCATACGATTCCTGCGCCACTTGCCTCTGCACTTGAATGGATTGCCTACACTAGCCGTGTGCTTATCAATAAACCAACCATGATTGTTGGGGCTTCTCTTGGTGCTCTCGGTACTTCACGCGCACAAGCTCATCTCCGTCAAATCCTTGATGCCCCTGAATTAAAAGCACGCATCATGCCAGGAACAGAATTCTTCCTCGGACATTCTGAACAAGTTTTAGATGATGATTTTAATCTCAATAACCCTGAAAAAGTCGCCGAACTTGAAGACAATTTCAAAGAATTCCAATCATTTGTTGAGATTAGTAATCAAATCGTTAGCCAAGCAGACACAGACCGCAAAAGAGCATTTGCTTGGGAAGCCAAATAG
- a CDS encoding AMP-binding protein: MLENAERDFFKAISLNYWFTGQDVEDDIAIFQEAFRRNGLGKDDVVFMALENSAVYIPMNQAMWRYGITAHSVASTTPIAELVADYDENQYLAMIFNQEKAAAFKENAELHYEVSHLKTFPDLVLLSRKDNDNTYKEMTPTEDTLGWILNTSGTTGKFKQVGLLHRFMRLAGEDNFVLHRMTKEVDELLSLVGLSDFANHSPDHLSGG, translated from the coding sequence TTGTTGGAAAATGCGGAGCGTGACTTTTTTAAAGCTATCTCTCTTAATTACTGGTTTACGGGGCAAGATGTGGAAGATGATATTGCTATTTTTCAAGAGGCTTTTAGGCGGAATGGTCTTGGAAAAGATGATGTCGTTTTTATGGCTCTGGAAAATTCAGCGGTTTATATTCCGATGAATCAGGCAATGTGGCGTTATGGGATTACCGCACATTCTGTAGCAAGTACAACACCGATTGCAGAATTGGTAGCCGATTATGATGAGAATCAGTATCTTGCTATGATTTTCAATCAGGAAAAAGCAGCTGCTTTCAAAGAAAATGCTGAATTGCACTACGAAGTGTCACATCTTAAAACATTTCCAGATTTGGTCTTGCTAAGTCGTAAGGACAATGATAATACGTATAAAGAAATGACACCAACTGAAGATACCTTAGGCTGGATTTTGAATACGTCTGGGACGACAGGAAAGTTTAAGCAAGTTGGACTTTTACACCGTTTTATGCGCTTAGCTGGTGAGGATAATTTTGTGTTGCACCGCATGACAAAAGAAGTTGATGAGCTTTTAAGCCTTGTTGGTTTATCGGATTTTGCGAATCATTCTCCAGATCATTTGTCAGGAGGGTGA
- the ahpC gene encoding alkyl hydroperoxide reductase subunit C: MSLIGKPIVEFSADAYYNGEFIKVSNDDLQGKWAIFCFYPADFSFVCPTELGDLQEQYAELQKLGVEVYSVSTDTHFVHKAWHDDSDVVGTITYAMIGDPAHVLSEGFEVLGEDGLAQRGTFIVDPDGIVQAVEINADGIGRDASTLLDKVRAAQYIRKHPGEVCPAKWKEGEDTLKPSLDLVGKI; encoded by the coding sequence ATGTCACTTATTGGAAAACCTATCGTTGAATTTTCAGCAGATGCTTATTATAATGGAGAGTTTATCAAGGTATCAAATGATGATTTACAGGGAAAATGGGCGATTTTTTGTTTCTATCCCGCTGATTTCTCATTTGTTTGCCCAACGGAACTTGGTGATTTACAAGAACAATATGCAGAGCTTCAAAAACTTGGTGTTGAAGTGTATTCTGTTTCAACAGATACGCATTTCGTTCATAAAGCTTGGCACGATGATTCTGATGTTGTCGGAACAATCACTTACGCTATGATTGGTGATCCAGCCCATGTTTTATCAGAAGGCTTTGAGGTTCTTGGTGAAGATGGTTTGGCACAGCGCGGCACATTTATCGTGGATCCTGATGGTATTGTTCAAGCCGTTGAAATTAATGCCGATGGCATTGGACGTGATGCAAGTACTCTTTTAGATAAAGTGCGTGCTGCACAATATATCCGAAAACATCCAGGAGAAGTTTGTCCTGCAAAATGGAAAGAAGGAGAAGACACATTAAAACCAAGTTTGGATTTAGTAGGTAAAATCTAA
- a CDS encoding biotin transporter BioY, with amino-acid sequence MKTKKVVLMSIMLALLIISSKLIIPLPLLDFISIQIIIVYMLYPILGKYHSFLTLFIYLLLGIFGLPVFASGGGILYILRLSFGNYHLFKLK; translated from the coding sequence ATGAAAACAAAAAAAGTTGTTTTGATGTCAATTATGCTTGCTTTACTAATAATTAGTTCAAAGCTAATTATTCCATTGCCGTTGTTAGATTTTATTTCAATACAGATAATTATTGTGTATATGTTATATCCTATTTTAGGAAAATACCATAGTTTCTTAACTCTTTTTATTTATCTTTTGTTAGGAATATTCGGCTTACCTGTTTTTGCATCGGGTGGTGGTATATTATATATTTTGAGACTAAGTTTTGGAAATTACCATTTATTCAAGCTGAAGTAG
- the mutY gene encoding A/G-specific adenine glycosylase: MINFTDYSIEMWDDEKIASFRRTLLAWYDNEKRDLPWRRTKNPYHIWVSEIMLQQTQVVTVIPYYERFLAWFPTVDALAKAPEEKLLKAWEGLGYYSRVRNMQKAAQEIMDDFNGEFPSTYDDILSLKGIGPYTAGAIASIAFDLPEPAVDGNVMRVMARLFEVNYDIGDPKNRKIFQAIMEVLIDPERPGDFNQALMDLGTDIESAKNPRPDESPIRFFSAAYLHGTYDKYPIKLPKKKPKPLQIQAFIIRNSKGDFLLEKNTDGRLLGGFWSFPIMETDFIGQQLDLFETDNAKNTLKTTSQKTLFKEDYQLNPTWTNKTFNHVKHTFSHQKWTIELIEGSVNSNEFTKDKELRWVAQDQLSTYPMATPQKKMLKEYLGKET, encoded by the coding sequence ATGATTAATTTTACTGATTATAGCATTGAGATGTGGGATGATGAGAAAATTGCTTCTTTTCGTCGCACGCTGCTTGCTTGGTATGACAATGAAAAACGGGATTTGCCTTGGCGCAGAACCAAAAATCCTTATCACATTTGGGTGTCTGAAATCATGTTGCAACAAACACAAGTTGTTACTGTTATTCCCTACTATGAACGCTTTTTAGCTTGGTTTCCAACCGTTGACGCTCTCGCCAAAGCTCCTGAAGAAAAATTACTTAAAGCGTGGGAAGGCTTAGGTTATTATTCACGCGTGCGCAATATGCAAAAAGCTGCGCAAGAAATCATGGACGATTTTAATGGCGAATTTCCTAGCACTTATGATGATATTCTCTCCTTAAAAGGAATTGGACCTTATACGGCTGGTGCGATTGCAAGCATTGCTTTTGACCTTCCCGAACCAGCTGTGGACGGCAATGTCATGCGTGTTATGGCAAGGCTTTTTGAGGTCAATTATGATATTGGTGACCCTAAAAATCGCAAAATTTTTCAAGCTATTATGGAAGTGCTCATTGACCCTGAACGCCCTGGGGATTTCAATCAAGCACTTATGGATTTGGGCACAGATATTGAGTCTGCTAAAAATCCTCGCCCAGATGAATCACCAATTCGCTTTTTCAGCGCAGCTTATTTACACGGCACTTATGACAAATACCCTATCAAATTGCCAAAGAAAAAGCCAAAACCGTTGCAAATTCAAGCTTTTATCATTCGCAACAGCAAAGGTGATTTCCTATTAGAAAAGAATACTGACGGACGCTTGCTCGGTGGTTTCTGGTCATTTCCAATCATGGAAACTGATTTTATTGGGCAACAGCTTGATTTATTTGAAACAGATAATGCCAAAAACACTCTCAAAACAACGTCGCAAAAAACGTTATTTAAGGAAGATTATCAACTAAACCCAACTTGGACAAATAAAACCTTCAATCACGTCAAGCATACCTTTAGCCACCAAAAATGGACAATCGAACTCATCGAAGGCTCAGTCAACTCAAATGAATTTACCAAAGATAAGGAACTCCGCTGGGTCGCACAAGACCAACTTTCCACCTACCCCATGGCAACCCCACAAAAGAAAATGTTAAAAGAGTATTTAGGAAAGGAGACTTAG